The region TGGCTAATAATGATGTGATCAACCTGCCCGGCTTACCCTCGCCAAGGATTAACATTCGGGCCAACACCAGCCCCGCAACGGTAGGCAGCGTACTAATGGCCCTGAGTGGAAGCCAGAACCAGACCGCCTGGGAAACGATAGCGCCCTATGCCTTATTTGGCGATAACAACGGCGATTTTAACCCGTGGACACCCGCCGTAGGCAGCTATACGTTGAACGGAACCCCTTATACTGGTCCTAATGGGTCTGGAACTGCCGGTAACTCGTTACGGATTACGTTCACGGTAACGAACACGGCCGGGGCGAAAGTAGCTGCGGAGAGCCTGCCGCTAACGGAACAGGGCCGGGGGTGGCGTTTCTTTCCGAACCCGTCATCGGGCGTAATTCGGATTGAACTGGAGCCCAACCATACGCTTCCCTTTACCGTTGACATTACGGATATAGTGGGCCGGTCGCTGATGCACGAACGCAAAGAGAGTCTGGAGGCCGTAACGGTCAATCTCCATGACTTCCTGCCGGGTATCTATATACTTACCATCCGCTCTAAAACGGGGGTAGTGAGCCGTAAGCTGATAAAACAATAACGTTCAGGCAGACCAGCGCACTGCGGGGGCATGACATTAAACTAGTCATGTCCCCGCAGTGCGTTTGGTAGATAGCCCTACCGTACCAATGACGTGATAGTTAGTTCTGATGATAGTATTTAGTTGATCGATAGTAAAAGTCGACAAATGGGTAGACTTCGGGAACCAGCGTGGAGCGGGATGGTTTATACCCTGTGAATGCGTAGCACGACTGATCTTATACGACGAGACTGGCAGCGGCCTTTGTCCCTTCTCAGGCAGGGAATGGGCGGGCTGCTGATTCTGGCTTTGATGGCTGCCAGCACGCCACCCCCACGCACACGCACGGTTCACTTCAGCTACAAAGCGGTGATTGGCGAGCTACCCGCCGGAACCCGGCAAGTCGACATCTGGATACCGGTTCCCCGCAGCAGCGCATTTCAGCAAATTTCGGACTTGACTGTTGTCTCGCCTTATCCCTATCAGTTCGACACGGCTCAGTACGGCAACCGGGTGATGCATTTGCATTTGCAAAAGCCACCGGAAAAAGAGTTTTCGGTGGCTATGCAGTTTACGGCTACCCGAAAAGAGCACATTCAACCGCAGCAGCCAACGGGTAATGCCGGAGCAAAGCGCCCCATTGACCCGTATATGAAACGCTGGCTACAGCCCGACCGGCTGGTCCCCATCGATGGATCGATTAAACGGTGGGCCAGGGCTGTTGTCGATTCGGCGGGGGCAAAAACAGACTTACAGCGGGCAAGAGCCATCTACAATCACGTTATTGCCACGGTCAAATACGATAAAACCGGTACGGGCTGGGGACGGGGAGATATTTATTACGCCTGCGATACCCGTCGGGGAAACTGCACCGATTTTCACGCCATCTTTATCGGCTACTGCCGGGCGTTGGGTATACCTGCCCGCTTCGCCATCGGGTTTTCCTTACCCACCGACCGTCCCGCCGGTCAGGTGAGCGGTTACCACTGCTGGGCTGAATTTTATAGCAAAGACCTGGGCTGGGTGCCCATCGACGCGTCGGAAGCAGCCAAGAACCCCGCCCGGCGGGCCTATTTCTTCGGGGCTCACGATGAAAACCGGATTGAATTTAGTCTGGGTCGTGATCTGCTCCTGTACCCTGGGCAGGCCCAGCCATTGAACTACTTTATTTACCCGCTGGTCGTTGCTGACGGACAGCCGCTTACCCCTGTAGTACCCGCCATCACCTACCGTAACGCTGGCCCTTAACATCCACTGGCTACTGCTGCTAAATCGCCCCTAAACCGGTTTCCGGTTGACGACATAATAAAGCTTGAAATAAGTTTCCATAAAGTATTAATGGGTTATATTTATGCTGCTATATATGAACTATTAATGATTATAAGTTTACAATTTGTGTTTTATAATATAAACAATATACTTTTTAATGTGGATGGTATATGAATGATAATTCATTTTAGTATTTTTATCAGCTTTATCATTTTCGGGCTACGATCTTACTACCAGGGGCGCTTGTTAGTCCTGGCCTGGTCAGGTTTGCTTCAGTTCGTCTGTGACCATTACGCCTTACTCAACACAGCAGAACGACAAACTAAATGCATCGTCTCCGTACTCACCTCAGGCGGAAAGGAGCCCGACAGATTGGTTGTTAGGCGCTTAACTAAGTTAACGTTCGCAAGAAGATATTTTATTAATGCACGGCGTGGCCAATAGGGCTAGGGTGTACGTAAACATGGAAAGTCTTTTAGAGCTTTGGTTTGAGACGTCTGAGCAGGGAGTCGCTTTTTTGACGCCTGTTTACCTGGAATTGGATCAAATTGCTACATTTCATTGCCAGCGGGTCAACAAAACGCTGGCTCAACTGCTGGGTAACTCCCCTGGCGAACTGATCGGGAAGGTCATTGATCCGTTCGTTCCCTGGATACCGCAGGCCGAGTTACTAAGTAAGCAGTTAACCGTTTTGCAAACCGGAGAGCCCTGGCAGGGCCGCTACTACTACCCTGAAAAAAAACGCTGGGTACAGGTCAGCCTGACCCGGCTTGCCGATCAGGTCGTGATAAGTTTTCTGGATGTGACCGCATACCAGAAACCAGCAGATCAGCCCCCGGTTCACCCGCCCGCCCGTCCGTATCTCTGGCAGGACACGAATCAACAGTCTGGCACACTGGCTGAAAACAACCAGTTGTTGCAAACGATCATCGATACCAGTCCGACCAGTTTAGGCCTGTTGAGGCCCATTTGGCAGGAGGGAGCTATTGTTGACTTTCGCGCTCTTATCAGTAACCCGCAGAGCGTTAGTATAACCGGGTTAGATTCGGATACGCTGCTGACCCGGTCGATGCTCACGCTATTTCCTCAATTTTTGCCGAATGGCGTATTTGCCAAGATGGTCGACGTGGTGCTTACGGGCGAGGCTCAGCGTTTTCAGATGATGGATGAATTGGCCCCGGGGTCGTTCTGGGGTGATTTCTCGCTGGTTCGGGTTGGTGGTGATATCCTGTTCAGCGTCAATGATATTACCCGGATAAAACAGGTTGAAGAAGAACTGCGGACGGCCAATCTGGAACTGGAGCAACGGGTAGCCCGGCGCACGGCCGAAGTCCGGCAACTGTCGGCGTTACAGGGGGCTATCCTAAAATACGTTGGCCTGGGAGTGGCTGCCACAGATACTAAAGGCATTATTCAACTGGTAAACCCGGCATTGGAAGCCATGACTGGCTACCGGGCGGATGAGTTGGTAGGCCAGCGTACGACTGGTTCGCTGCGGGAGCCGGTGCTGCACCAGCAACAGCTTGACCAGCTAACGCTTGAACTGGGTGAGGCTGCCGGGCAGGGCGAAGAAGTAGTAGCCCGGTATGTAGCCAGACACAATTTTTTGCGCCTTGAAAATACCTTGCTAACAAAAGAAGGGCGAGTTATTCCGGTTCTGTCGACGGTGACCGGGCTCTACGACGAGCAAAACGAATTGATGGGCTATGTGGACATCAATACGGATATATCTTACCGGAAAACCGTTGAAGAGGCTCTCATGCAGGCCGGCCAACGCAGCCAGTTAGCCACAAAAGCCGGTAAACTGGGCATATGGGAATGGAATTTGCTAACGGATGAGCTGATTCTTGACGAGAATTTTTATACGCTGGTGGGTATTCCCAAGCGTACAGCCCTGGCCCGGATGAGCGATGTGGAGCCGCTGGTACATCCGGGTGATCTGGCGTTTTTTACGGATAAGGTGCAGGCCATTATTCAGAAGCAGCAGCCTTTTGAGATCGAGTTTCGGATCATCTCTCCAATTGATGGGTCTACACGATACATGAAGGCGGACGGGCTGGTTCTCCAGAACGAAAGTGGGCTAAGTGATCGGATGATTGGCGTGCTCCGGGATCGTACCGCTAAACGACAGGCTGACCATGCTCTCCGGGTTAGTGAACAACGCTACCGGTCGCTGGTCGACCACCTGAGTGCCGTTGTCTTCCAAACTGATGCGGCCGGAATGTGGACGTATCTTAATCCGGCCTGGGAGGTCATAACCGGCTTCTCCGTTGA is a window of Spirosoma linguale DSM 74 DNA encoding:
- a CDS encoding transglutaminase domain protein (PFAM: transglutaminase domain protein~SMART: transglutaminase domain protein~KEGG: gur:Gura_2537 transglutaminase domain- containing protein): MGGLLILALMAASTPPPRTRTVHFSYKAVIGELPAGTRQVDIWIPVPRSSAFQQISDLTVVSPYPYQFDTAQYGNRVMHLHLQKPPEKEFSVAMQFTATRKEHIQPQQPTGNAGAKRPIDPYMKRWLQPDRLVPIDGSIKRWARAVVDSAGAKTDLQRARAIYNHVIATVKYDKTGTGWGRGDIYYACDTRRGNCTDFHAIFIGYCRALGIPARFAIGFSLPTDRPAGQVSGYHCWAEFYSKDLGWVPIDASEAAKNPARRAYFFGAHDENRIEFSLGRDLLLYPGQAQPLNYFIYPLVVADGQPLTPVVPAITYRNAGP
- a CDS encoding PAS/PAC sensor signal transduction histidine kinase (KEGG: glo:Glov_2003 multi-sensor signal transduction histidine kinase~TIGRFAM: PAS sensor protein~PFAM: ATP-binding region ATPase domain protein; PAS fold-3 domain protein; PAS fold-4 domain protein; PAS fold domain protein; histidine kinase A domain protein~SMART: ATP-binding region ATPase domain protein; histidine kinase A domain protein; PAC repeat-containing protein; PAS domain containing protein), which gives rise to MHGVANRARVYVNMESLLELWFETSEQGVAFLTPVYLELDQIATFHCQRVNKTLAQLLGNSPGELIGKVIDPFVPWIPQAELLSKQLTVLQTGEPWQGRYYYPEKKRWVQVSLTRLADQVVISFLDVTAYQKPADQPPVHPPARPYLWQDTNQQSGTLAENNQLLQTIIDTSPTSLGLLRPIWQEGAIVDFRALISNPQSVSITGLDSDTLLTRSMLTLFPQFLPNGVFAKMVDVVLTGEAQRFQMMDELAPGSFWGDFSLVRVGGDILFSVNDITRIKQVEEELRTANLELEQRVARRTAEVRQLSALQGAILKYVGLGVAATDTKGIIQLVNPALEAMTGYRADELVGQRTTGSLREPVLHQQQLDQLTLELGEAAGQGEEVVARYVARHNFLRLENTLLTKEGRVIPVLSTVTGLYDEQNELMGYVDINTDISYRKTVEEALMQAGQRSQLATKAGKLGIWEWNLLTDELILDENFYTLVGIPKRTALARMSDVEPLVHPGDLAFFTDKVQAIIQKQQPFEIEFRIISPIDGSTRYMKADGLVLQNESGLSDRMIGVLRDRTAKRQADHALRVSEQRYRSLVDHLSAVVFQTDAAGMWTYLNPAWEVITGFSVEESLGRFFLDFIVADDQPKSTSQFDYIVESHKEVLKQVIRYIHKDGGYRWMEVFAQVSRNQQLEITGVTGTLTDITDRKQAEEALIESERRFREIAENVDEMFWIRDINSPVFLYMNPVFELYSGLTVEALYEDPLIFARSIIEEDRAAVVAAFISNEPKSTFLFRIIHPDGSLRWINARIFLLTDEDGVPVRRLGVATDVTTAIEKEQILEESLAKERALNALKTQFITTASHEFRTPLASIISSVELIKYYADLEDRSEANTLINRHVLSISKQVMALTDLIADTLTLSKLEEGKIQIQVEPTDVVALTEELIAFNFSNREDKRQVGLDVTGAPVPVSVDKKLMAHVLTNLLSNAFKFSTTSPKVQIRFKRESFLISVIDQGIGIPRKDLPHLFGKFFRASNATHIKGTGLGLSICLEYITLQNGSIDIASTEGVGTTFTIALPIHKH